The genomic stretch ATGCGCCCAATCCTAATTCGGTTGCATGCAACCACATATTTTGTACAGCCATAGCAACGGCGGCAATTTCTTCCCACTCCGGTAGTCGTTTAGCGGCGTCATTTTGTAAAACAATGGCTATGGCAACGGGCACACGTTCCATTGTACTTGCAAATTTCTCCATTTTTTCCGGTGCCACCGGATAACCTTCAGTTTGTTTTTGTTTTAGAAGTTCGAATGCATCGTTTGCCAACTTATTTTTTGCATCACCTCGAAAAATTTTGAATCGCCAGGGTTCTGTTTTCTTGTGGTTGGGTGCCCAGGTTGCACTTTCCAAAAGCGCTTCAATAGTTTCTCTTGAAATCTCTCTTTTAGCAAATAAACCTGGTGGTGTTGCTCTTCTGTTTTTTATAATATCTGAAATGGATGAATTGCCCATAATTTAAAAGTTAGTTGATTTAACCGGAACCTATTTTATTATTATATCTGAAGCTAAAGTTACAAATGATGGATTGAAATTGTACAAGCAAATGGTATTTTCTGACTGCGTATTTAAGGTAAGTCTTCAAATTTAACTACTGGTGCCATTCCCCCTTCTTCTCGCTCAAAATACGAATCGATAGTAGTGGTTTCACTAAAAAAGCCACAATTTTTCAGGAAGAATTGATTACCATTAACACCTCCGGCGTAATCCATACGCGATTTCTTGCGCGCAGTGGCATCCGCAGTAAATTTAACCGTTGTGATTTCTACCCACTCGTTATTTGAAGTGTAAATCCATTGATTGGCAAAATTCCCAAGCCGTGTAATATTTCCTGTTTCTGTATAAAAATTCTCAAGGAAAGAATACAAGTTTGTCAGATAAGTATTGGTTTTGGGACGGCTAAAACTGGCAATTAATTTCCATTCATTTACTTCGGGAGCATAAAACCAGGCAGTATAATCAGTAAAATTATTTCCCGCCGGTGTTCCTTTTAACAGAAATTTGTAGCTTGTCCCGGCCTTCCACATAAACTTATAATAACTTTGCCCGCCTGATCCTTCGTTTCCAAATTCGCCGGTGTGAACACCTTCTCCCTTTTTTAACAATTTTATTTGCTGATCCTCGGGAATCTCAGTTGGATCATTTGTTTCATAAGGACTCCACACAGAAAATAATACCCGGCGTTCGTCTTCTGAATTGACCTGAATCCCAAAATAACCTTGTCCGAATCCATTGGCCATAAAATATGATCCCAGAACATCGTTTCCTTCCGGAACGTTAATTTCGTTATAAAAATAAACAACATTTCCTGCGTTCTCCGGCACCTGAAATCCTAAATGAACCGATGGTCCGCGCCTGCCCCAGTAAAAATCTTCTTTTGCAAACCAAACATTTCCTGTTGTAGCTTCCCCTCCAATCAGAAATGATTCGATTGCAGGAAAAGAAGTTCCTTTCTTTTCTACTCCTTCAACTTCAATAAAATGATAACCGGGCTCCACAATTTCAAAACGCCCAACTTCTACAGTATCAAAGTTTGCACTATTCGCTTCAACAATTTTTGAATTTCCATTTAAAGTCACCTTAATTTTAGCAGCAGCTTCTGAACGGGCAATTAAACCAATATCGAGTGTGCCTGTTTTTTCAGTTTTAAAATAGGTCCTGATTTTCGTTTCTCTGTTCGTCCAGCCTTTTATTCCCTGATCTCCGATTAAATCATCGTTTTTAACAGCATTGTCAACCACCCAGCTGTTTCCTTCTGTCGGGATCGAAAAATCAAACTGAAGATCGGGTTGGAACTCCTTATCAGAATGACTGCAAGCAGCGTTTAAAACAAGCAAAAGGAGCAAATACACACATTTATTCTTCATATCTATTTCGTTTTTCCGGCCACTTCCTTTTTATAAAACTTACAAACTTCGGTTAATCCGCATTTCGTACACTTTGGCTTTCGGGCAATACAGGTATATCTCCCATGCAAAATCAGCCAGTGATGTGCCTTTGGAACAAGCTCGTCAGGTATGTATTTCATTAGTTGCTGTTCGGTTGCCAGCGGAGTTTTTGCATTGGTACTTAATCCAATTCGGGCAGCCACCCTAAAAACATGCGTATCAACTGCCAAAGCCGGTTTATTGTATACAACCGATGCAATTACATTGGCCGTTTTTCGTCCCACTCCCGGCAATTTTTGCAAATCATCCACATCGCTCGGAACTTCTCCATCAAACAGTTCAATTAATTTTTGGGCCATTCCAACCAGGTGCTTCGCTTTGTTGTTCGGATACGAACACGATCGTATGTAATCGAATACCTCAGCAGGTTCTACTTCTGCCATTTTTTGAGGATTTGGAAACCGTTTTAATAAATCGGGAGTAATCTGATTTACTCGTTTATCGGTGCACTGTGCCGAAAGGATAACTGCCACAATTAATTCAAACGGATTGCCGTAATCCAGTTCTGTTTCGGCAATCGGCATTGATTCTTCAAAATACTGAATGATAAAGTCGAATAGTTCTCGTTTTCTCATTGGATTCTAATTTTATTCGAAAATAAGCGATTTTTTTTTCCTGCAAAGTGTAACAAAATCAAAATTGGTCAGTCTTATTCAATGTAACACTTAAGCAACATTTCTCCCCTTTATAGAAATGGTTTTAAGTTAGCAAATTAAACAGACGTATAAAAAGCCGGTGTTGACCGGCTTTTTGTTTTACCAACTTTTGCTTTATTAAAAAGTGCCGGTGGATAAAATTTAGAAGATTAAATGTCGTTCACCTGAAAATCAATGATATTAATTTTATTTTTGTGTCAAATTCGGAAGGAGAATGATAGAGATGATGAAGAAAAAATATTACTTCATAGTAGTTATTGTGGCGTTGGCGGTGTTTGCTTTTACCTTAAAATCGTTTGTTCGAACACCAATTGAAAAAGAACAAGTTGAGGTAGTAAAAGAAGAACCCGAATACAATCCTGCTGTAGAAATACAAACTACCCTTTCGCAATTCGATAGCATTTTAGATGTAAACTTAAAACAATCGGGAACGGTTGGAGCTGCTGCAGTAGTTACTTATAAAGGAAAAATTGCATTGATAAAATGTTATGGTGTACGTAAAGCCGGCGAAAAAAATGCGGTTGACCAAAACACCGTTTTCAGACTGGCTTCGGTTTCAAAATCGATTACCGGAGTATTAGCAGGTATTTTAGACGATGAACACGTTATCGACCTGGATGACAAGGTTACAAAATACCTTCCTGACTTTGAATTAAAAACACCGGAAAGTACACGACAATTAACTGTTCGACATCTACTTAGTCATACTTCGGGTTTGGTTCCACACACCTACGATTTAATGGTGGAAGACCATGTACCGCTCGATAAAATTATGGATCGTTTGGACGAGGTTGATATTACAGCTCCTCCCGGACAATTGTATGGTTACCAAAATGTACTTTACAGTATTTACGATCCAATAACTGAATCGAAAACCCATAAAAGTTTTAATGCAGTAATTAAAGAAAAAGTTTTCACTCCTTTTGGAATGACAAATGCTTCAACCGGATTTGAAGCTTTTAAAAATAACGAGAATAAAGCTTATCCGCATTACAACCGCGGGCACAACCATTACAGTCCGATGCGTTTGAACGATCGTTATTACAACACCACTCCGGCTGCCGGAATCAATGCAAGCATTTCAGATCTTGGTCAGCTTTTGATGGCGCTTACCGACGAAAATTCAAAAGTAATTTCAGCCGATGCACGCGAAACCATTTTTACACCGCAAGTAAAATCGCCTTTAAAACGAACTTATTTCAGAAGCTGGGGACGAGGAATTCAATCAAAACAATATTCCATTGGCTGGCGAATTGTTGATTACAAAGGCAGAAAAGTAGCCTACCACGGTGGTTACGTTTTAGGATACAAAGCCGAAATTGCACTTTGCGAAGAAGAAGAAATTGGAATAGCCTTATTAACCAATTCACCCAATAGTAGCTCAGCCCAAAATATTCCCGCATTTTTAAATATGTTGTTTCAGGAGAAAGACAAACTGGCGCTGGAAAACAAAACCAAAAACGATTCAGCAGACAAATCATAAGCTGAACTGACATTTAATTTTTTCTCATGAAACCATTTTTACAAGCTGAAAATCTTTCGAAACGCTGGGGCGAGTTAATGTTGTTTGAAGACATTTCGTTTACCATTTTTGAAGGAGCCAAAGTTGCATTAATTGCAAAAAACGGAACAGGTAAATCAACTTTACTAAATATACTTGCCGGAAAAGAATCGCCCGATGGAGGAATTACAACCTTAACCAACGATGTTGAGGTTGGTTACTTCGAGCAAATTCCAAACTTAAATCCTGCACATACAGTAATTGAAGAAGTTTTTGAAACCGACAATGAAAAACTTAAAACGGTAAAAGCTTTTGAGTTGGCCGTTGCCCACAACAATCAGGAAGAAATAGCAAGTATTTCGGCTAAAATGGACGAGTTAAATGCCTGGGCCATCGAGGTTGAAATAAAACAGATTCTTACCCAGTTAAAAATCAATTTCCTTGATCAGAAAGTAGCTGAACTTTCCGGAGGTCAGCAAAAACGTTTGGCACTTGCAAAGGTGTTGATCAACCAACCCGATTTACTCATTCTGGATGAGCCAACCAACCACCTCGACCTTGAAATGATTGAGTGGCTTGAAACTTATCTGGAAAAAACAAAATCGACACTTTTAATGGTTACGCACGACCGCTATTTTCTCGACCGCGTATGCAACGAGATTATTGAAATGGAAGACAACCAGATTTACCGTTATCAGGGCAACTACTCGTATTTTCTTGAAAAACGCGACGAACGTATTCAAATGCAACAAGCCACGGTTGCCAAAGCTAAAAACCTGCTTCGAACCGAAATAGAATGGATGCGCCGAATGCCAAAAGCACGCAGCCACAAAGCAAAATACCGCGTTGATTCATTTCAGGATTTAAAAGAAAAAGCCTCGCAGAACTTAAATAACGACCAGGTTGAATTGAATGTAAAATCGGCTCGCCTTGGTAAAAAGATTGTTGAACTCGATCACATTTCCAAGTCGTTTCCGGGAGTGAATCTGATTGAAGATTTTTCATACAAATTTCAGCGTTTCGAAAAAGTTGGGATTGTGGGTAAAAACGGAACCGGAAAATCAACTTTTTTGAACCTGATTACCGGCACCTTGTCGCCTGATTCGGGAACCATTGACATTGGACAAACCATAAAATTCGGTTATTACCGCCAGGAAGGAATTTCATTTGATCCAAAGGAAAAGGTAATTGAAGCCGTACAAAAAATTGCAGAATACATTCATTTTGAGGATGGGACAAAAATGAGTGCCACTCAAATGCTCACCCGCTTTTTGTTCCCACCCGAAACGCAGTACAATTTTATTGAAAAGCTTAGCGGTGGCGAGCAGCGGCGCTTGTACCTTTGCACGGTACTAATGCAAAATCCAAATTTCCTTATTCTGGATGAGCCCACCAACGATTTGGATATTATGACTTTGAATGTTCTTGAAGAGTATCTGAAATCGTTTGCGGGCTGTGTTATCGTAGTTTCACACGATCGCTTTTTTATGGACAAGATTGTAGACCACCTTTTTGTTTTTGAAGGTGAAGGTAAGGTTTCTGACTTTCCTGGGAATTATACCGTTTACCGCAATAAAGTTGAGGAGGAAGAACAAGCAAAAGCAAAAGCCGAATCAAAAATAAAAGCCGAAGAAAAAGCGGAGGCCAAAGCAAAAGAGGATAAAACTACAGTTCAGGTTAAAAAGAA from uncultured Draconibacterium sp. encodes the following:
- a CDS encoding DUF3472 domain-containing protein encodes the protein MKNKCVYLLLLLVLNAACSHSDKEFQPDLQFDFSIPTEGNSWVVDNAVKNDDLIGDQGIKGWTNRETKIRTYFKTEKTGTLDIGLIARSEAAAKIKVTLNGNSKIVEANSANFDTVEVGRFEIVEPGYHFIEVEGVEKKGTSFPAIESFLIGGEATTGNVWFAKEDFYWGRRGPSVHLGFQVPENAGNVVYFYNEINVPEGNDVLGSYFMANGFGQGYFGIQVNSEDERRVLFSVWSPYETNDPTEIPEDQQIKLLKKGEGVHTGEFGNEGSGGQSYYKFMWKAGTSYKFLLKGTPAGNNFTDYTAWFYAPEVNEWKLIASFSRPKTNTYLTNLYSFLENFYTETGNITRLGNFANQWIYTSNNEWVEITTVKFTADATARKKSRMDYAGGVNGNQFFLKNCGFFSETTTIDSYFEREEGGMAPVVKFEDLP
- a CDS encoding nitroreductase; the protein is MGNSSISDIIKNRRATPPGLFAKREISRETIEALLESATWAPNHKKTEPWRFKIFRGDAKNKLANDAFELLKQKQTEGYPVAPEKMEKFASTMERVPVAIAIVLQNDAAKRLPEWEEIAAVAMAVQNMWLHATELGLGAFWATPAFIELFDDLLDIKEDQKCLGFFYVGEIMMDYPSPGRGELAGKMEWIE
- a CDS encoding ABC-F family ATP-binding cassette domain-containing protein, with amino-acid sequence MKPFLQAENLSKRWGELMLFEDISFTIFEGAKVALIAKNGTGKSTLLNILAGKESPDGGITTLTNDVEVGYFEQIPNLNPAHTVIEEVFETDNEKLKTVKAFELAVAHNNQEEIASISAKMDELNAWAIEVEIKQILTQLKINFLDQKVAELSGGQQKRLALAKVLINQPDLLILDEPTNHLDLEMIEWLETYLEKTKSTLLMVTHDRYFLDRVCNEIIEMEDNQIYRYQGNYSYFLEKRDERIQMQQATVAKAKNLLRTEIEWMRRMPKARSHKAKYRVDSFQDLKEKASQNLNNDQVELNVKSARLGKKIVELDHISKSFPGVNLIEDFSYKFQRFEKVGIVGKNGTGKSTFLNLITGTLSPDSGTIDIGQTIKFGYYRQEGISFDPKEKVIEAVQKIAEYIHFEDGTKMSATQMLTRFLFPPETQYNFIEKLSGGEQRRLYLCTVLMQNPNFLILDEPTNDLDIMTLNVLEEYLKSFAGCVIVVSHDRFFMDKIVDHLFVFEGEGKVSDFPGNYTVYRNKVEEEEQAKAKAESKIKAEEKAEAKAKEDKTTVQVKKKLSYKEQREFDELEKEIPELESKKSELEDLMNAGTLPHDELYEKSLELDKVKSLLDEKELRWLELSELV
- the nth gene encoding endonuclease III, which translates into the protein MRKRELFDFIIQYFEESMPIAETELDYGNPFELIVAVILSAQCTDKRVNQITPDLLKRFPNPQKMAEVEPAEVFDYIRSCSYPNNKAKHLVGMAQKLIELFDGEVPSDVDDLQKLPGVGRKTANVIASVVYNKPALAVDTHVFRVAARIGLSTNAKTPLATEQQLMKYIPDELVPKAHHWLILHGRYTCIARKPKCTKCGLTEVCKFYKKEVAGKTK
- a CDS encoding serine hydrolase domain-containing protein; translated protein: MMKKKYYFIVVIVALAVFAFTLKSFVRTPIEKEQVEVVKEEPEYNPAVEIQTTLSQFDSILDVNLKQSGTVGAAAVVTYKGKIALIKCYGVRKAGEKNAVDQNTVFRLASVSKSITGVLAGILDDEHVIDLDDKVTKYLPDFELKTPESTRQLTVRHLLSHTSGLVPHTYDLMVEDHVPLDKIMDRLDEVDITAPPGQLYGYQNVLYSIYDPITESKTHKSFNAVIKEKVFTPFGMTNASTGFEAFKNNENKAYPHYNRGHNHYSPMRLNDRYYNTTPAAGINASISDLGQLLMALTDENSKVISADARETIFTPQVKSPLKRTYFRSWGRGIQSKQYSIGWRIVDYKGRKVAYHGGYVLGYKAEIALCEEEEIGIALLTNSPNSSSAQNIPAFLNMLFQEKDKLALENKTKNDSADKS